In Bacteroidia bacterium, a genomic segment contains:
- a CDS encoding gliding motility-associated C-terminal domain-containing protein — MKLPALACIFLLTLFPFSASLAQGEAFHWYFGYDSTGLDFHTNPPSLLNNSPMQMLIWGGATLSDPCGNLVFYTNDEEVWNRNHQIMPNGTGLFGYPNVQTVVVPHPGNGNLYYIFTTGRDYINTTYPNEETILCYSVVDMSLQGGMGDVIMKNTFLEDSASGKIAGVQHSNQTDIWVVTLDGATDEFHAYLITASGLNPVPVISYVGPISTGLSYFDFIFLGQTKFSPDGKRLALTLQKTDTTVVLDFDPGTGIVSNPLFLPEITSSYNDDNTMGLEFSPDGSKLYRTYLNDSVMYQYDLNAGSPAAVINSVTPVGISTAQTGLVTMQLGPDGRIYVTREDGMTYTMDVIAHPNLPGTACTYLNQGINLFPGRTHNFTPTFLAHYLLPFEISLSGGGSSNGTVHCTGDTTFFSLSGVRGLDSALWDFGDPGSGMLNFANDPAPVHLYNTPGTYPVEVIIYRGCPEPDTLRDTLSVLPQPLVDLGPDSTLCSGTPLSLLAGNQPVNYLWQDGSTLNTFPVTASGLYWAEAANACGTFRDSILVNIDTLPQVELGVDTFLCPGSSFLPDITTSGASYLWQDSSTASQFLISASGLYWAEATNTCGSSRDSILVETDTLLPLSLGPDTTLCAGESLVLSGVLSSFSPLNYLWNDNLTDSVRTVSTAGLYVLTVSNACSSVKDSVDVAVLPQPQISLGSDQTLCTGETLLLSAAFPGGNYLWQDGTTDSVFLVSGPGTYSAALSTFCGTVADTVEIFYDPVPVVELGEDTILCEGSTLRLDATFPGATALWQNGSTASILMVSTAGVYSVTLTNTACEFRDTLVVTYQPLPVLSLGADTLLCDGATLEVNVAFPGASYRWQDGSTGPGFLIAAPGTYAVTLSAYCGELRDTLVVDYGTSPAVNLGSDTTLCEGETLLLDATFAGAAYQWQDGSILPSFLIQTAGTYAVTLSTACGSETDEIRIRYETLPEVALPADTTLCEGQTYRLDVSGTGNRYRWQDGSDQPEYLVREAGLYFVEVFNTCGSRSDSMEVRTVDCNCYLYLPTGFTPNNDGYNDRFSIGYQCGFLQFQLQIFNRWGEKVFESNSPDQSWDGRSGGKALPEGVYTWQVIYTYENRVRALTQVRAGTVTLIR; from the coding sequence ATGAAATTACCTGCCCTTGCCTGCATTTTTTTGCTTACCCTGTTTCCATTTTCCGCCAGTCTGGCTCAGGGTGAAGCCTTTCACTGGTACTTTGGTTATGACAGCACAGGTCTGGACTTTCATACCAATCCTCCCTCGCTGCTGAATAATAGTCCTATGCAAATGCTTATCTGGGGTGGTGCCACCCTGTCGGATCCCTGCGGCAATCTGGTTTTTTACACCAATGACGAGGAGGTATGGAATCGCAATCACCAGATCATGCCTAATGGAACAGGATTATTTGGATATCCCAATGTGCAAACCGTCGTTGTGCCTCATCCGGGAAATGGAAATCTCTATTATATTTTCACTACAGGTCGTGATTATATTAATACAACCTACCCAAATGAAGAAACCATCCTATGTTATTCTGTTGTGGATATGAGTCTTCAGGGAGGAATGGGGGATGTGATTATGAAAAACACTTTTCTGGAAGACAGTGCTTCCGGTAAAATTGCCGGTGTTCAACACAGCAACCAGACCGATATATGGGTGGTAACCCTTGATGGCGCAACCGATGAATTTCATGCATACCTGATCACCGCTTCCGGACTTAACCCCGTTCCGGTTATCAGTTATGTCGGCCCGATTTCTACCGGACTTTCTTATTTTGATTTTATTTTTTTGGGGCAAACAAAATTTTCTCCGGATGGGAAAAGACTGGCACTTACCCTTCAGAAGACGGATACGACCGTGGTGTTAGATTTTGATCCCGGAACGGGGATCGTCAGCAATCCCCTTTTTCTTCCTGAAATCACTTCCTCCTATAATGATGACAATACCATGGGCCTGGAATTTTCTCCGGATGGTTCGAAATTGTATCGGACATATCTCAATGATTCAGTCATGTATCAATACGATCTGAATGCCGGGTCGCCTGCGGCAGTCATCAATTCGGTTACCCCGGTAGGAATAAGTACTGCTCAGACAGGATTAGTTACCATGCAACTAGGGCCGGATGGTCGGATTTATGTAACGAGGGAGGATGGAATGACCTATACGATGGATGTGATTGCCCACCCCAATTTACCGGGAACAGCCTGTACCTATCTGAATCAGGGAATAAACCTCTTTCCTGGGCGAACTCATAATTTCACGCCCACCTTCCTGGCACATTATCTGCTGCCCTTTGAGATTTCCCTTTCAGGGGGAGGAAGTAGCAATGGGACGGTTCACTGCACCGGTGATACGACATTTTTTTCCCTTTCGGGGGTTCGTGGACTGGATTCAGCCCTCTGGGATTTTGGCGACCCGGGTTCGGGGATGCTCAACTTTGCCAATGACCCCGCACCGGTTCATCTCTACAATACCCCCGGCACCTATCCGGTCGAAGTAATCATCTATCGCGGCTGTCCCGAACCCGATACCCTGCGCGATACCCTCTCGGTTTTGCCCCAACCCTTGGTGGATCTGGGGCCCGATTCCACCCTTTGCAGTGGCACACCGCTCTCACTTCTGGCGGGAAATCAGCCGGTGAATTACCTCTGGCAGGACGGTTCGACACTAAACACCTTCCCGGTAACTGCCTCCGGGCTTTACTGGGCCGAAGCTGCCAATGCCTGTGGCACTTTTCGCGATTCGATCCTCGTGAATATTGACACCCTGCCCCAGGTGGAGTTGGGGGTGGATACTTTTCTCTGTCCCGGATCGTCCTTTCTGCCCGATATCACTACCTCCGGCGCTTCCTATCTCTGGCAGGATAGTTCGACTGCCAGTCAGTTTCTGATCAGTGCCTCCGGACTCTACTGGGCCGAGGCCACCAATACCTGCGGGAGTTCCCGTGATTCGATCCTTGTCGAAACCGACACCCTCCTTCCCCTGAGTCTTGGGCCTGATACCACCCTTTGTGCCGGAGAAAGTCTGGTGCTTTCGGGCGTTCTGAGCAGTTTTTCCCCGCTGAACTACCTCTGGAATGACAACCTCACCGATTCGGTGCGAACGGTGAGCACGGCAGGATTATATGTATTGACCGTGAGCAATGCCTGTAGCAGTGTGAAAGACTCGGTGGATGTGGCCGTATTGCCCCAGCCGCAAATCAGCCTGGGCAGTGATCAGACCCTTTGCACGGGAGAAACCCTGCTCCTTTCGGCAGCTTTTCCCGGAGGGAATTATCTCTGGCAGGACGGAACAACGGATTCCGTATTTCTCGTCTCTGGGCCGGGAACCTATTCCGCAGCCCTCTCCACCTTCTGTGGAACGGTTGCCGATACCGTAGAAATTTTTTATGACCCGGTTCCTGTGGTGGAACTGGGAGAAGATACGATTCTCTGCGAAGGCAGTACCCTTCGGCTGGATGCCACATTTCCCGGGGCCACAGCCCTCTGGCAAAACGGCAGCACAGCTTCCATTCTGATGGTCAGCACAGCAGGGGTATATTCCGTTACCCTGACCAACACCGCCTGTGAATTCAGGGATACCCTTGTTGTAACCTACCAACCCCTGCCGGTACTTTCACTCGGAGCGGATACCCTCCTTTGCGATGGGGCCACCCTGGAGGTGAATGTCGCTTTTCCCGGTGCAAGCTACCGCTGGCAGGATGGTTCGACCGGCCCCGGTTTTCTCATTGCCGCTCCGGGAACCTATGCCGTTACGCTTTCTGCTTACTGTGGGGAGTTGCGCGATACCCTGGTGGTGGATTACGGCACAAGTCCGGCAGTAAATCTCGGTTCGGACACCACCCTTTGTGAAGGAGAAACTCTCCTGCTGGATGCTACGTTTGCCGGTGCTGCCTACCAGTGGCAGGACGGTTCGATACTTCCATCTTTTCTGATTCAGACGGCGGGAACCTATGCGGTTACCCTTAGCACGGCCTGTGGCAGTGAGACGGATGAAATCCGAATCCGGTACGAGACCCTGCCCGAAGTGGCACTTCCGGCAGACACCACCCTCTGCGAAGGACAGACCTACCGGTTGGATGTCTCGGGAACGGGGAACCGCTACCGCTGGCAAGACGGATCGGATCAGCCGGAGTATCTGGTGCGGGAAGCGGGGCTGTACTTTGTGGAAGTGTTTAACACCTGTGGCAGCCGAAGCGATTCGATGGAAGTCCGGACGGTGGATTGCAACTGTTACCTCTACCTGCCCACGGGATTTACCCCCAACAATGACGGGTACAACGACCGGTTCAGCATCGGCTATCAGTGCGGATTTTTGCAGTTTCAGCTACAGATTTTCAACCGGTGGGGGGAAAAGGTGTTTGAAAGCAACAGCCCCGATCAGAGCTGGGACGGACGGTCAGGAGGCAAAGCCCTGCCGGAGGGTGTTTACACCTGGCAGGTGATCTACACCTATGAAAACCGGGTGAGGGCACTGACTCAGGTCAGAGCCGGGACGGTAACGCTGATACGGTAG
- a CDS encoding DUF1573 domain-containing protein — MKARSITLLFVLFLMGVYTYAQSDGKIKFEKTTHEFGDLNKDDPAIYTFKFTNTSGEPVTLSRVKASCGCTTPSWTKDAVKPGEIGEIKVQYNTSRVGPFTKTVTVTYDTLEKPVILYIKGDVKQPEGAEDFIAYAHNMGGLALDKINHSIGTLNSDEEKTIEVKVKNVSPYKITFTGRYDKEMMFEVTPEKTEIIPGEKTTLKIRIMGDKFITPGTFSKQVVIYTDEAENPGKSIQINGSLNKVYTQAELDRMPNIEFEVTEYDGGSVIDGEKVVYAYKFKNTGLDDLVIESVKASCGCTATAPKDMVIAGGKTSEIVATFDSRGRSGAQTKTITVRSNDPDSPTIVLRLKVEVEKDPFHMDDAGPAVRSQR; from the coding sequence ATGAAAGCCAGATCCATTACCCTGCTCTTTGTTTTGTTTTTGATGGGTGTGTATACCTATGCACAGTCAGACGGGAAAATTAAGTTTGAGAAAACCACACATGAGTTTGGCGACCTCAACAAAGACGATCCAGCCATATACACATTTAAATTCACCAATACATCCGGAGAACCTGTAACCCTCAGCCGGGTAAAGGCATCGTGCGGTTGTACGACCCCTTCCTGGACAAAGGACGCTGTAAAGCCTGGAGAAATCGGTGAAATCAAAGTTCAGTATAATACCAGCAGGGTAGGGCCATTTACCAAAACGGTAACAGTTACCTATGATACCCTTGAAAAACCCGTTATTCTGTATATTAAGGGCGATGTAAAACAGCCGGAAGGTGCAGAAGATTTTATCGCTTACGCACATAATATGGGCGGCCTTGCGCTTGACAAGATCAATCACAGCATCGGGACGCTCAATTCAGATGAAGAAAAAACCATCGAAGTGAAGGTGAAAAATGTGAGCCCATATAAGATCACATTTACGGGTCGTTACGATAAAGAAATGATGTTTGAGGTAACTCCTGAAAAAACAGAAATTATTCCCGGAGAAAAAACGACCCTCAAAATCCGCATCATGGGAGACAAATTTATTACTCCCGGCACCTTTAGCAAGCAGGTAGTCATTTATACAGACGAAGCAGAAAACCCCGGTAAGTCTATTCAGATCAACGGAAGCCTCAATAAGGTGTATACACAGGCCGAACTGGACCGCATGCCCAATATTGAGTTTGAAGTTACGGAGTATGATGGCGGATCTGTGATCGACGGGGAAAAAGTCGTTTACGCCTACAAATTCAAAAATACAGGCCTCGATGACCTGGTGATAGAATCCGTAAAAGCATCCTGTGGATGTACAGCCACTGCACCCAAAGACATGGTGATCGCAGGAGGAAAAACCTCTGAGATTGTGGCCACATTTGACTCCAGAGGACGCAGCGGCGCGCAGACCAAAACCATCACTGTTCGCTCCAATGACCCCGACAGTCCGACAATCGTATTGCGACTGAAAGTGGAAGTGGAAAAAGATCCTTTCCATATGGATGATGCCGGTCCGGCAGTGAGAAGCCAGCGTTAA
- a CDS encoding SusC/RagA family TonB-linked outer membrane protein, translated as MKRGLLLQAANGLLRHSRSISLVLALLLTGFFGFSQRSVNGKVTDAASGEVIIGARVIVKGTAIGALTNEKGSYTIEVPDYGTELVFSYLGYTTVEVTIGSQTTIDLQMTEAAIGMDEVVITALGIEKSKSRVGFAVQDLQGADLVKAREPNPINSLTGKIAGLNVGASAELLGAPQILLRGSGNILYVVDGVPIQSDTWNISPDDIESITVLKGPNASALYGSRGQFGAIQITTKRGTKDNRGFSVEFNSSNMVESGFMTIPKVQNEYGPGDHGRYAFTNGKGGGLYDNDYDIWGPKFEGQLIPQYDGVVDPNQTYTTTFANGATHTGNIVPTPWVARGTDNLQRFLQDGLLSTTNMAVSAQGERYDMRFSGTYTYQKGIVPNTQLNGANFNTTIGYDFSKKLRFESSFNYNRQFTDNIPDVQYGPNSMIYNIIIWGGADWDIDELRNYWQPGKEGLQQIYAEYQRYNNPWFLSNEWLRGHYKTDIYGFTSLNYKITPYLSLLGRTQITTYDLFRTEKFPYSATVYGREQAKGDYREDNRELFENNTDVLLTFDKDLSSSFHLNATAGGNVRSFKFNSTYATTDYLNVPGWFNLNNSLNPKRVYNYASDMLVLSTYGYVDFGYKSIANLSLTGRWDKNSTLPTSKNSFFYPSASLSLVVSEMLDMPAAFPYLKLRGSYAYVGSGLTLRTIGPADRATGSDVTGYGVDYATPFEGPQYTNIAAYSIVNRYNNQPSAAFSNSIANPNLEPSFSSSWEVGADARFFSNALGVDFTFFRTLDGPGIFNLPISDATGYSSLLENGIKTSRTGVELTLTGKPVRDRGGWSWDILGNWSTYKQVLEEIYPGVDVLNRFYKVGDRYDKYYAAKVLRTEDGQIINDAGGRPVLNSVPQFMGYLNPDWTWGVVNKIRYKNFAFNFQLDGRVGGVIVNYIQRQTFRGGRHIATVEGDMGEARYQDYLGNKTWVGEGVQLASGEIKLDADGNITNYDELTFKPNETATFLQDWISRWYATEEANLTNRTYAKLREVTFSYSIPQSALNKTFFNTATISLIGRNLLYFAETKDLDMDQFVAGQGYSDLQTPTLRRFGVNLNFTF; from the coding sequence ATGAAAAGAGGCTTACTTTTACAAGCCGCTAATGGTCTTTTGCGCCATTCGCGAAGCATCAGTCTCGTTTTAGCACTTTTACTCACCGGATTTTTTGGCTTTTCTCAGCGCAGCGTCAATGGCAAAGTTACTGACGCTGCCAGTGGTGAAGTTATTATCGGTGCACGTGTAATCGTGAAAGGAACCGCCATCGGAGCCCTTACAAACGAAAAGGGCAGCTACACAATTGAAGTTCCTGATTATGGAACAGAATTGGTGTTTTCCTACCTCGGCTATACTACTGTGGAGGTTACTATTGGCAGTCAAACCACGATAGACCTTCAAATGACAGAAGCTGCTATCGGTATGGATGAAGTGGTCATCACTGCCTTAGGCATTGAAAAATCAAAATCCCGGGTGGGTTTTGCTGTCCAGGATCTTCAGGGTGCCGATCTGGTCAAGGCACGTGAGCCAAACCCGATCAACTCTCTGACGGGAAAAATTGCCGGTCTGAATGTAGGTGCTTCCGCTGAATTACTCGGTGCGCCTCAAATTCTGCTTCGCGGTTCGGGCAACATCCTGTATGTAGTCGATGGGGTACCCATTCAGTCTGATACCTGGAACATCAGCCCCGATGATATCGAAAGTATTACCGTCTTAAAAGGCCCCAACGCTTCCGCTCTCTATGGTTCGAGAGGCCAGTTTGGCGCAATCCAGATTACCACCAAACGCGGTACAAAAGACAATCGGGGATTCTCCGTCGAATTCAACTCCTCCAACATGGTGGAATCTGGCTTTATGACCATCCCGAAAGTGCAAAATGAATATGGCCCCGGTGACCACGGCCGCTATGCATTTACAAATGGAAAAGGCGGTGGTTTGTACGACAACGATTATGATATCTGGGGACCAAAATTTGAAGGACAGTTGATCCCGCAGTATGATGGTGTGGTTGACCCCAATCAAACGTACACGACAACTTTTGCCAATGGCGCTACCCATACCGGAAATATTGTCCCCACCCCATGGGTTGCCCGTGGTACGGATAACCTGCAACGCTTTTTGCAGGATGGATTATTGTCCACCACCAATATGGCAGTCTCCGCTCAGGGTGAGCGTTACGATATGCGCTTTTCCGGTACCTATACTTATCAAAAAGGGATTGTACCCAATACGCAGCTAAACGGCGCCAACTTCAACACTACGATCGGTTATGACTTTTCGAAAAAACTCCGCTTTGAATCGTCTTTTAACTATAACCGTCAGTTTACAGACAACATCCCTGACGTACAATATGGCCCCAATTCCATGATCTACAATATTATCATCTGGGGTGGAGCCGACTGGGATATTGACGAACTTCGCAATTACTGGCAACCAGGTAAAGAAGGACTTCAGCAAATCTATGCAGAATATCAACGTTACAATAACCCCTGGTTTTTGTCCAATGAATGGCTGCGCGGGCATTACAAAACCGACATTTACGGCTTTACTTCTTTGAATTATAAGATCACACCTTATTTAAGTTTGTTGGGCCGTACCCAGATTACAACGTATGACCTCTTCCGCACCGAAAAATTCCCTTATTCGGCTACTGTTTACGGAAGAGAGCAGGCTAAAGGTGATTACCGCGAAGACAACCGCGAACTGTTTGAAAACAATACAGATGTCCTGTTGACTTTCGACAAAGATCTCAGTTCAAGTTTCCACCTCAACGCTACAGCTGGCGGTAACGTTCGTAGCTTTAAGTTCAACTCCACATACGCAACTACCGATTATTTGAACGTACCAGGTTGGTTTAACCTAAACAACTCGCTGAACCCCAAACGAGTGTATAACTACGCTTCGGATATGCTGGTACTTTCGACTTATGGTTATGTGGATTTCGGCTATAAGAGTATTGCCAACTTATCCCTTACCGGTCGCTGGGACAAAAATTCCACCCTTCCAACAAGCAAAAACAGTTTCTTTTATCCTTCTGCTTCTTTGAGCCTTGTGGTTTCAGAAATGCTGGATATGCCAGCCGCCTTTCCTTATTTGAAACTCCGCGGCTCTTACGCTTATGTCGGTTCTGGTTTGACGCTGCGTACGATCGGGCCAGCTGACCGTGCTACAGGCTCAGATGTTACCGGATATGGCGTTGATTATGCGACACCATTTGAAGGGCCTCAATACACCAATATTGCAGCGTACTCAATTGTAAATCGTTACAACAATCAACCTTCTGCGGCCTTTTCCAACTCGATTGCCAATCCCAACCTTGAGCCTAGCTTTAGTTCTTCCTGGGAGGTTGGCGCTGATGCCCGTTTTTTCAGTAATGCGCTTGGGGTTGATTTTACTTTCTTCCGTACCCTGGACGGGCCGGGTATTTTTAATCTGCCCATATCTGACGCAACAGGTTATAGCAGCCTTTTGGAAAACGGTATCAAAACCAGCAGGACCGGGGTAGAACTGACCCTTACGGGAAAACCTGTTCGCGATCGCGGTGGCTGGAGCTGGGATATCCTGGGTAACTGGTCAACCTATAAGCAGGTACTGGAAGAGATTTATCCTGGTGTTGATGTATTGAACCGTTTTTATAAGGTAGGCGACAGATACGACAAATACTACGCAGCCAAAGTTCTCAGAACCGAAGATGGTCAGATTATCAACGATGCAGGTGGCCGGCCAGTACTCAATTCTGTACCGCAATTTATGGGTTATCTGAATCCGGACTGGACATGGGGAGTTGTCAATAAAATCCGCTACAAAAACTTCGCTTTTAACTTCCAGCTTGATGGTCGTGTGGGTGGGGTAATTGTCAACTACATACAGCGTCAAACCTTCCGTGGAGGACGTCATATAGCCACGGTTGAAGGAGATATGGGAGAAGCTCGTTATCAGGATTATCTGGGTAACAAAACCTGGGTTGGTGAAGGAGTGCAGCTGGCCAGTGGCGAGATCAAACTCGATGCTGATGGCAATATTACCAACTACGACGAACTGACCTTTAAGCCCAACGAAACGGCAACTTTCCTCCAGGATTGGATCAGCCGTTGGTATGCAACAGAGGAAGCCAACCTGACCAATCGCACCTATGCCAAACTGCGTGAGGTCACTTTTAGCTACAGCATTCCCCAGTCGGCATTAAATAAGACTTTCTTCAATACTGCCACTATATCTTTGATCGGCCGCAATCTCCTGTATTTTGCAGAAACCAAAGACCTGGATATGGATCAGTTCGTAGCCGGACAGGGGTATTCAGATCTTCAAACGCCAACTTTGCGCCGCTTTGGGGTGAACCTGAATTTCACGTTCTAG
- a CDS encoding N-acetylmuramoyl-L-alanine amidase — protein sequence MNRFLIVFGFLFIPAVFLTSGWFPAPNDGEGPIRTVIIDAGHGGKDPGALGARYYEKDITLNVALQLKRILNESMPDLNVVLTRDTDKFIALHRRAQIAKDNQGDFFISIHCNALKNNTKYGAESYVLGINEGQENYETIIAENESILFEDNYGDMYGGFDPSSPEGYIYFKLLKNVFRNESTRLAEKIQHQYASRIGRKDRGVKQAPFVVLYLSGMPALLTETGFITNYEEETFLASESGQIYIASCIYRAIKSYNMEF from the coding sequence ATGAACAGATTTCTCATTGTATTTGGCTTCTTGTTTATTCCTGCCGTTTTTTTAACCTCAGGTTGGTTTCCTGCCCCTAACGATGGGGAAGGCCCTATCCGAACGGTCATCATTGATGCCGGACATGGGGGCAAAGATCCCGGGGCTTTGGGCGCACGATATTATGAAAAAGATATCACATTGAATGTGGCACTTCAACTAAAAAGGATTCTGAATGAAAGTATGCCCGATCTTAATGTCGTGCTTACCCGGGATACCGATAAGTTTATTGCGCTTCACCGCCGTGCGCAAATCGCCAAAGACAATCAGGGCGATTTTTTTATCAGCATCCATTGCAATGCCCTGAAAAATAATACCAAATACGGCGCTGAAAGTTATGTCCTGGGGATCAATGAAGGGCAGGAAAATTATGAGACAATTATTGCTGAAAACGAATCTATCCTGTTTGAGGACAATTATGGGGATATGTACGGCGGATTTGATCCCAGCTCGCCGGAGGGATATATTTATTTCAAACTTTTGAAAAACGTATTTCGCAATGAGAGTACCCGCCTGGCAGAAAAAATCCAACATCAGTACGCCAGCCGTATTGGCAGAAAAGATCGCGGGGTGAAGCAGGCGCCTTTTGTGGTACTGTATCTTTCGGGTATGCCTGCTTTACTTACGGAGACGGGTTTTATTACGAACTATGAAGAAGAAACTTTTCTCGCGAGCGAATCAGGCCAGATCTATATCGCCAGTTGCATTTACCGGGCGATCAAATCCTACAATATGGAGTTTTGA
- a CDS encoding T9SS type A sorting domain-containing protein, whose product MKFNTILNTALGIIMPMLAFAQDDFSYAGDIGVNIQTQMSDSWELTGNMTIQKTVWRGNNDIPEMVFHSADLSFDKMLATELENLRTPEVALTGFSAKMEGEYAAINWTSPVSSEVSGFGIERSLDGNTWEKIGEIRVKTTDNNLSDFSFTDPDPVSGTNYYRLRQENRHKKAGFSDVIALESLNTGWHVTYLFPNPMIFGTAIELYLYQPARVRIVIDDPNGHPIGTVYSQYTSMGSHQIELKMDNLPKGEYICRISIGDQLALRKIRK is encoded by the coding sequence ATGAAATTCAACACAATTTTAAACACAGCTCTTGGGATAATTATGCCTATGCTGGCTTTTGCGCAGGATGATTTTTCCTATGCCGGGGATATAGGGGTAAATATCCAAACTCAGATGAGCGATTCCTGGGAACTCACCGGTAATATGACCATACAAAAAACCGTGTGGCGGGGAAACAATGATATTCCTGAAATGGTCTTCCACTCTGCTGATCTTTCTTTTGACAAAATGCTGGCTACAGAACTGGAAAATTTACGCACACCGGAAGTCGCACTCACGGGTTTTTCAGCAAAAATGGAAGGTGAATATGCAGCCATCAACTGGACTTCTCCAGTATCGTCTGAAGTCAGTGGATTTGGAATAGAAAGAAGTCTGGATGGCAACACCTGGGAAAAAATCGGAGAAATTCGCGTCAAAACTACCGACAACAATCTTTCGGACTTCTCTTTTACTGACCCTGATCCGGTAAGCGGGACCAATTATTATCGCCTGAGACAGGAAAATCGCCATAAAAAGGCGGGGTTTAGCGACGTCATTGCCCTCGAAAGTCTCAATACCGGCTGGCACGTCACATATCTATTTCCCAACCCAATGATTTTTGGAACCGCCATTGAGCTGTATCTCTATCAGCCGGCACGGGTAAGAATAGTGATTGACGATCCGAATGGACACCCTATTGGTACGGTTTATTCTCAATACACCAGCATGGGAAGCCATCAGATAGAACTGAAAATGGACAACCTGCCAAAGGGAGAATATATATGCCGAATATCCATTGGCGACCAGCTGGCCCTGCGAAAAATCAGAAAATGA
- a CDS encoding RHS repeat-associated core domain-containing protein translates to MGNRIVKIVKSGENEDEWQYTYYARDASGQTMAVYEKTYIDPEYLSDPGWPEVEWLPEGASHITLFRSAEYHLYGSSRLGIHLYVDTLKAQVFRTGEGEGLFTDTGYWSDTMNLTPALPIPYQTPPEDGTYFYTLTRGEKRYELSNHLGNVLSTVSDRKLQLTTDEETVSGYTADVWGMNDYYAFGMLMPGRNQRRGGYRFGFNGMEQDNEAKGVGNSLDFGARVYDSRLGKFLSRDPQENNFPHQSTYSAFNLNPIYNVDPSGESGVGYLKKWRRKFIIKSTLYFSGEGATTELAKETANSVEMAWNEAKGSIEINGKNYLVQFKVNGKSISKEISLAKIQQDEAIYEEMGIRTKKGMKTLENNYVLLDNNYDPFTQAQYDPFLRGGNLYYNNASRLKHSMKHEYGHGLGWYDASQISPMEERLLNPDDPQILHEYGLVKLDEYLNGYHDVLGYQINGSRAPGIMTGTMSIEDQKRLAGYLGGIPFSDIYVDSENEVTNGKVIPADILKLYFNPRSIRNGRTNVGWFSPSYEGFKNRLKEGGN, encoded by the coding sequence ATGGGCAATCGGATTGTGAAAATTGTCAAATCCGGTGAAAATGAAGATGAATGGCAATACACCTATTACGCACGCGATGCAAGCGGACAGACGATGGCGGTATATGAAAAGACCTATATAGACCCTGAGTATCTCTCCGACCCTGGCTGGCCCGAGGTAGAATGGCTGCCGGAAGGTGCTTCACATATTACCCTGTTTCGTTCGGCGGAGTATCATCTCTATGGCAGTAGCCGGTTGGGTATTCATTTATATGTCGATACCCTGAAAGCGCAGGTTTTCCGCACAGGGGAAGGCGAGGGTCTGTTTACCGATACGGGTTACTGGTCTGACACGATGAATCTTACCCCGGCCCTCCCGATTCCGTATCAGACTCCGCCGGAGGATGGGACGTACTTTTACACCCTCACCCGTGGGGAGAAACGCTATGAACTTTCGAATCACCTCGGCAACGTCCTCTCCACCGTCAGCGACCGCAAACTGCAACTCACCACGGACGAGGAAACGGTCAGTGGCTACACCGCCGATGTATGGGGGATGAATGACTATTACGCCTTCGGCATGTTGATGCCCGGGCGGAACCAGCGGCGCGGGGGGTATCGGTTTGGGTTTAATGGAATGGAGCAAGACAATGAGGCGAAAGGTGTGGGGAATAGTCTCGATTTTGGGGCGAGAGTGTATGATTCAAGGTTGGGGAAGTTTTTGAGTCGGGATCCACAAGAGAACAACTTTCCTCATCAAAGCACATATTCGGCTTTTAATCTTAATCCCATTTATAATGTTGATCCTTCGGGGGAGTCAGGAGTAGGCTATTTGAAGAAATGGAGAAGGAAGTTTATTATCAAATCGACATTATATTTTTCTGGGGAAGGTGCAACTACTGAACTAGCAAAAGAGACTGCGAATAGTGTGGAAATGGCTTGGAATGAAGCAAAAGGAAGTATAGAAATAAATGGGAAAAACTATCTTGTCCAATTTAAAGTTAACGGAAAATCTATATCTAAGGAAATATCTCTTGCAAAAATTCAACAGGATGAGGCGATATATGAAGAGATGGGCATTCGTACAAAAAAAGGGATGAAAACCTTGGAAAACAATTATGTATTATTAGATAACAATTATGATCCTTTCACACAAGCACAATATGATCCGTTTCTTAGAGGCGGAAATCTTTATTACAATAATGCATCCCGGTTAAAACATTCCATGAAGCATGAATACGGACATGGTTTAGGGTGGTATGACGCCAGTCAAATTTCTCCAATGGAAGAAAGGTTATTAAACCCGGATGATCCCCAAATTCTTCATGAATATGGGTTAGTAAAGTTAGATGAATACTTAAATGGCTACCATGATGTTCTTGGCTATCAGATTAATGGAAGCAGAGCGCCAGGAATAATGACGGGAACAATGTCGATAGAAGACCAAAAACGTTTGGCGGGTTATCTGGGTGGAATTCCATTTAGCGATATTTATGTAGATTCGGAAAATGAGGTTACAAATGGAAAGGTAATTCCTGCCGATATTTTGAAGTTGTATTTTAACCCTCGGTCAATTAGAAATGGAAGGACTAATGTGGGTTGGTTTTCGCCCAGTTATGAAGGTTTCAAAAATAGACTCAAGGAAGGAGGAAATTAA